In one window of Bizionia sp. M204 DNA:
- a CDS encoding S10 family peptidase: MKKLFFIFSVLSFIQIHSQNRKIPVDTMVVTNHSTTINGIGMNYSATTGTQPVWNSDGEPMATLFYTYYQRSNVKDKANRPLVISFNGGPGSASVWMHVAYTGPQILKIDDEGYPVQPYGVKTNPYSILDVADIVFVNPVNTGYSRMVEDKDGKLPDRKNFFGINADISYLAEWINTFVTRHNRWESPKYLIGESYGGPRVMGLAEELQNNQWMYLNGVILVSPADYKIYSTDQPIYSALNLPYFTAAAWHQKALAPALQQKDLSEILPEVEAYAIDKLMPAIARGGFISEAERNAVAEKMSLYSGLSQSSILDHNLNIPTSFFWKELLRDRGYTIGRLDSRYLGIDKMAAGNSPDYNAELSSWLHSFTPAINFYLREHLDFRTDVKYNMFGDVHPWDRQHDNTRDRLRQAMAQNPYLKVLVQSGYYDGATTYFAAKYTVGQLDPSGTMKDRFIFKAYRSGHMMYLRKEDLKSSNDDIRDFIKNSLSNGKSAKY; encoded by the coding sequence ATGAAAAAACTATTTTTTATTTTCAGTGTTTTATCGTTTATCCAAATTCATTCTCAAAATAGAAAAATCCCGGTAGACACCATGGTTGTTACTAATCACAGTACAACTATTAATGGTATTGGTATGAATTATTCAGCAACAACAGGAACACAACCTGTTTGGAATTCGGATGGAGAACCTATGGCCACACTATTTTACACCTACTATCAACGCAGTAATGTGAAAGACAAGGCAAACCGACCTTTGGTAATTTCATTTAATGGTGGGCCAGGCTCGGCTTCTGTTTGGATGCATGTTGCTTATACAGGACCACAAATATTAAAAATTGATGATGAAGGTTATCCTGTTCAGCCTTATGGCGTAAAAACGAACCCATACTCTATTCTAGATGTCGCTGATATTGTTTTTGTAAATCCCGTAAATACTGGCTATTCACGAATGGTAGAAGATAAAGATGGTAAACTACCAGACCGGAAAAACTTTTTCGGAATTAATGCCGACATTAGTTATTTGGCTGAATGGATAAATACGTTTGTAACACGACATAATCGTTGGGAATCGCCCAAATATTTAATAGGTGAAAGTTATGGTGGTCCAAGAGTTATGGGTTTAGCTGAAGAGTTACAAAACAACCAATGGATGTATTTAAATGGTGTTATTTTGGTGTCTCCTGCCGATTATAAAATTTACTCTACCGATCAACCTATTTATTCCGCGTTGAATTTACCATACTTTACAGCTGCGGCTTGGCATCAAAAAGCGTTAGCTCCTGCCCTTCAACAAAAGGATTTATCGGAAATATTACCAGAAGTTGAAGCCTATGCTATAGATAAACTTATGCCAGCCATTGCAAGAGGTGGATTTATTTCTGAAGCAGAACGGAATGCCGTAGCTGAAAAAATGAGCTTATATTCAGGTTTAAGTCAATCATCAATTTTAGATCATAATTTAAATATCCCGACTAGTTTTTTCTGGAAAGAATTATTACGTGATCGTGGTTATACTATTGGAAGATTAGATTCTCGCTATTTAGGCATTGATAAAATGGCTGCTGGAAATTCACCAGACTACAATGCGGAATTATCATCTTGGTTACATTCCTTTACGCCTGCAATTAATTTTTATTTGCGAGAACATTTAGATTTTAGGACAGACGTAAAATATAATATGTTTGGTGATGTGCATCCTTGGGACAGACAACATGATAACACTAGAGATCGATTACGCCAAGCAATGGCTCAAAATCCGTATTTAAAGGTCTTGGTGCAATCTGGTTATTATGATGGTGCTACCACCTATTTTGCTGCTAAATATACAGTTGGACAATTAGATCCTTCTGGCACTATGAAAGATCGTTTTATATTTAAGGCTTACAGAAGTGGACACATGATGTATTTACGTAAAGAAGATTTAAAGTCGTCCAACGATGATATTCGTGACTTTATTAAAAACTCATTATCAAATGGTAAATCGGCTAAATATTAG
- a CDS encoding peptidase M61 has protein sequence MKKTLAIIGFSALLVACGSSTKTSSDDLATSNPIETVIDITKVSDDKVPVTINPGRFTVETVTYRLPKVVQGTYSVSDFGKYIDTFLAFDYHGNPMPANKIDTNSWTIANASQLDYITYYVNDTFDQEVVGGIGGDVPFSPAGTNIEPNNYVLNLHGFIGYFDSLKNSQYKLDVIAPADFVRTSALQMSDSTTSADGKVMTSSYFAPRYFDITDNPMMYGKLDVEEFEVGGIKVVLSVYSPNKKHSAKSMKDAMQTMMEGQKTYLGDVDSTPRYDIYVYLSDGQEGSPKGFGALEHHTSTVVVMPESMPQSALDKSMIDIVSHEFFHIVTPLSVHSDDVHYFDYNNPTFSKHLWMYEGVTEYFATLFQLNQGLVPEDEFYKKIMDKIGAAKGMNDAMSFTVMSENVLDEPYASQYYNVYQKGALIGMCLDILIREGSDGNRGILSLMKELSMKYGKNKPFDDDKIIDEIVAMTYPSLRTFFDDHVIGDVPIDYNVFFEKVGIEIGEGQVKTNYIQGNGALIVTANQGEGTIFFTDNVLGNSFWKDQGAMPNDVIKSIDGTPVSLQNANKVFQEVFSWEEGKDVNVVLNRDGKEVVIKTALTPAYTKGSSLHNKADATAAQKELRNAWLKG, from the coding sequence ATGAAAAAAACTCTAGCCATTATTGGTTTTTCTGCATTGCTTGTAGCTTGTGGATCTTCAACCAAAACAAGTAGTGACGATTTAGCCACTAGCAATCCCATTGAAACCGTAATAGATATCACCAAAGTATCTGATGATAAAGTGCCTGTAACTATTAACCCAGGACGTTTTACTGTTGAAACCGTTACCTATAGACTTCCAAAAGTTGTTCAAGGCACCTATTCTGTTAGTGATTTTGGAAAATATATTGATACCTTCCTAGCCTTTGATTATCACGGAAATCCTATGCCAGCAAATAAGATAGACACCAATTCTTGGACTATTGCTAATGCATCACAATTAGATTATATTACTTATTATGTTAATGATACATTTGACCAAGAAGTGGTTGGCGGTATTGGTGGTGATGTGCCATTTTCTCCTGCAGGAACAAATATTGAGCCTAATAACTATGTGTTGAATTTACATGGATTTATTGGGTATTTTGATTCGCTTAAAAACAGTCAATATAAATTGGACGTCATTGCTCCAGCCGATTTTGTTAGAACTTCAGCTTTACAAATGTCAGATTCCACTACAAGTGCTGATGGTAAAGTTATGACATCATCTTATTTTGCGCCTCGTTATTTTGATATTACTGATAACCCAATGATGTATGGAAAGTTAGATGTTGAAGAATTTGAAGTAGGTGGAATTAAAGTTGTATTGAGTGTATATTCCCCAAATAAAAAGCATAGCGCGAAATCCATGAAAGATGCCATGCAGACTATGATGGAAGGGCAGAAAACTTATTTAGGTGATGTGGATAGCACACCTCGTTATGATATTTATGTGTATTTATCAGATGGGCAAGAAGGTTCGCCTAAAGGTTTTGGTGCTTTAGAACATCACACATCTACGGTTGTGGTTATGCCAGAATCTATGCCACAAAGTGCATTGGATAAAAGTATGATTGACATAGTATCTCACGAGTTTTTTCATATTGTAACTCCTTTAAGTGTACATTCTGACGATGTTCATTATTTCGATTATAATAACCCTACGTTTTCAAAACATTTATGGATGTATGAAGGTGTAACGGAATATTTTGCTACACTTTTTCAATTAAATCAAGGTTTAGTTCCGGAAGATGAGTTTTACAAGAAAATCATGGATAAAATTGGTGCTGCAAAAGGCATGAATGATGCTATGAGTTTTACGGTTATGAGTGAAAACGTATTAGATGAGCCTTATGCAAGTCAGTATTACAACGTATATCAAAAAGGTGCGTTAATTGGGATGTGTTTGGATATTCTAATTCGCGAAGGAAGCGATGGTAATCGTGGAATTTTATCACTTATGAAAGAGTTATCTATGAAATATGGTAAAAATAAGCCATTTGATGATGATAAAATTATTGATGAAATTGTAGCAATGACATATCCGTCATTGCGCACCTTTTTTGACGACCACGTAATTGGTGATGTGCCAATTGATTATAATGTGTTTTTTGAAAAAGTAGGTATTGAAATTGGCGAGGGTCAAGTTAAAACAAATTATATTCAAGGAAATGGCGCTTTAATTGTTACTGCAAACCAAGGTGAAGGAACTATCTTTTTTACAGACAATGTTTTAGGAAATAGTTTCTGGAAAGATCAAGGTGCTATGCCTAACGATGTGATTAAATCTATTGATGGAACTCCAGTTTCGTTACAAAATGCAAATAAGGTATTCCAAGAAGTATTTTCTTGGGAAGAAGGAAAAGACGTAAATGTGGTTTTAAATCGTGATGGAAAAGAAGTTGTTATTAAAACAGCTTTAACGCCAGCCTATACTAAAGGAAGTAGTTTACACAATAAAGCAGATGCTACAGCAGCGCAAAAAGAATTGCGTAATGCGTGGTTGAAAGGCTAA
- a CDS encoding glycosyltransferase family 2 protein translates to MSKSLISIVTPFKNTEKFLPDCLLSILNQTYTNWELVIVDDGSTDSSYNIVAQFANRDQRIKVYKNPGSGIIQALQFAFSKTSGDFMTRMDSDDIMTPNKLEVLHANLIEYGQGHVAVGQVKYFREDGISDGFAKYENWLNHLTEFGFNFKEIYKECVIPSPCWMVYRADFIACDAFNPNTYPEDYDLAFRFYKYNLKCIPCSETIHLWRDYNSRTSRTHENYAQNNFLELKVNYFIELDYQTSRPLVIWGAGKKGKTVARLLQEQNIPYYWICDNPKKIGKEIYDVKLHHTNHLKTLINPHCLITVANKVEQKNIKKQLAELRLIPASDYFFYC, encoded by the coding sequence ATGTCCAAATCCTTAATTAGCATTGTTACACCTTTTAAAAACACGGAGAAGTTTCTTCCTGACTGTTTGCTGTCCATTTTAAATCAAACTTATACCAATTGGGAATTAGTGATTGTTGATGATGGATCAACCGATAGTAGTTATAATATTGTTGCGCAATTTGCTAATCGCGATCAACGGATAAAAGTTTATAAAAATCCAGGTTCTGGTATTATTCAAGCCTTGCAATTTGCTTTTTCTAAAACTTCAGGTGATTTTATGACGCGTATGGATAGTGATGATATCATGACTCCTAATAAACTTGAAGTTTTGCACGCCAATTTAATAGAGTATGGCCAAGGACATGTAGCTGTTGGACAGGTAAAATATTTTCGAGAAGATGGTATAAGTGATGGTTTTGCCAAGTACGAAAACTGGCTAAACCATTTAACAGAATTTGGTTTCAATTTTAAAGAAATTTATAAGGAATGCGTCATCCCATCGCCTTGTTGGATGGTGTATCGCGCCGATTTTATAGCTTGTGATGCATTTAATCCCAACACATATCCCGAAGATTATGATTTAGCATTTCGCTTTTACAAATATAACCTAAAATGTATTCCATGTTCTGAAACCATTCACTTGTGGCGAGATTACAACAGCAGAACATCGAGAACGCATGAAAACTATGCGCAAAATAATTTTCTAGAATTGAAAGTAAATTACTTTATAGAATTAGATTACCAAACGTCTAGACCCTTGGTAATTTGGGGTGCCGGAAAAAAAGGTAAAACGGTTGCACGATTGTTACAAGAGCAAAACATTCCATATTATTGGATTTGTGATAATCCTAAAAAAATAGGAAAAGAGATTTATGATGTGAAATTACACCACACTAACCATCTTAAAACATTGATAAATCCACACTGTTTAATTACGGTTGCCAATAAAGTAGAGCAAAAAAATATTAAAAAACAATTGGCGGAATTAAGGTTAATACCGGCTTCAGATTATTTCTTTTATTGCTAA
- a CDS encoding BatA and WFA domain-containing protein produces MQFKHPEILYALFLLLIPIIVHLFQLRKFQKESFTNVAFLKKVTLQTRKSSQIKKWITLLTRMLLLACVIVAFAQPFTSKKNTFNTTPETVIYLDNSFSMQAKGENGELLKRAVQELIENLDPNEPISLVTNTEVFKNTTLKSIQNDLLQMEYAPNQLPYDAAVLKSSKLFSNTANLNRNLVFISDFQEQDKAFSVHLDSLYNMHLVQLKPVNTQNIAIDSLSVNNATATNTTLHVFLKSSEGVSRNVPISLFDGEKLLAKTTVNLTDQAIGEFTLTEKSISNGQIVIDDTSLQFDNTLHFNIDEPSAINVLTIQEDTSSTYLERLFASNEFQLTTTSLNQLNYSAIEKQQLIVLNELGSIPGSLANSLTTFMKQGGYVVIIPNLTSETANYNAILGLYGIQLQNAVTTEKRVTRINYSHPIYKNVFEKQESNFQYPKVNTFFPIQSASGSNVLAFEDGKPFLVTNNQIALFTAALNTGNSNFSEYDLIVPTFYNLARQSLQKAQLYYTIGVENSFDVPVNLEQDGVLSLENENGNMIPMQQYFNDKVTITTTDLPEIAGVYSIKNKTTTITNVSFNYNRQESDLNYQDLSLLKNINISNSVSDIFETIKSDTKINALWKWFIIFALAFIIIEMLILKYFK; encoded by the coding sequence ATGCAGTTTAAACATCCAGAAATACTTTACGCTTTATTTTTGCTTCTTATTCCTATTATTGTTCATTTATTTCAATTGCGTAAATTTCAAAAGGAATCCTTTACCAACGTAGCTTTTCTAAAAAAAGTAACACTTCAAACGCGTAAAAGCTCTCAAATAAAAAAGTGGATAACCTTACTAACACGTATGCTACTTTTAGCCTGTGTTATTGTTGCATTCGCACAACCTTTCACCTCTAAAAAAAACACCTTCAATACGACACCAGAAACGGTTATTTATTTAGATAATAGTTTTAGTATGCAAGCCAAAGGTGAAAATGGTGAGCTTTTAAAACGTGCCGTTCAGGAATTAATTGAGAATTTAGATCCAAACGAACCCATATCTTTAGTCACAAATACGGAAGTATTTAAAAACACGACGCTTAAAAGTATTCAGAATGATTTATTGCAAATGGAATATGCACCAAATCAATTACCATATGATGCGGCTGTATTAAAAAGTTCCAAATTATTCAGCAATACAGCTAATTTGAATCGAAACTTGGTGTTTATTTCAGATTTTCAAGAACAAGACAAGGCATTTAGTGTCCATTTGGATTCACTTTACAACATGCATCTTGTTCAATTAAAACCTGTAAACACCCAAAATATTGCTATAGATAGTTTAAGTGTTAATAACGCAACTGCCACGAATACAACACTTCATGTGTTTTTAAAATCTAGTGAAGGTGTGTCAAGAAATGTGCCCATTTCCTTATTTGATGGTGAAAAATTATTAGCTAAAACTACAGTCAATTTAACAGATCAGGCGATTGGCGAGTTTACACTGACAGAAAAAAGTATCTCCAATGGTCAAATTGTTATTGACGATACCAGTTTGCAGTTTGATAATACACTGCATTTTAATATTGATGAACCTTCTGCTATTAACGTGTTAACTATTCAAGAAGATACATCAAGTACATACTTAGAACGTTTATTTGCTTCCAATGAATTTCAGTTAACCACAACAAGCCTGAATCAATTAAATTATAGTGCTATTGAGAAGCAACAACTCATTGTTTTAAACGAATTAGGATCAATTCCTGGATCTTTAGCAAATTCCTTAACTACTTTTATGAAACAAGGTGGATATGTGGTTATTATTCCAAACTTAACCTCTGAAACAGCTAATTATAATGCCATTTTAGGTTTATACGGCATACAATTACAAAATGCTGTAACCACCGAAAAACGTGTTACACGGATTAATTATTCGCATCCTATTTATAAAAACGTATTTGAAAAGCAGGAATCTAATTTTCAGTATCCGAAAGTAAATACCTTTTTTCCAATACAATCGGCATCAGGCTCCAATGTATTAGCGTTTGAAGATGGCAAACCATTTTTGGTTACCAACAATCAAATAGCCCTTTTTACAGCCGCTTTAAATACAGGCAATTCTAACTTTAGTGAATATGATTTAATTGTGCCTACATTTTACAATTTAGCGCGACAGAGTTTACAGAAAGCCCAACTCTACTATACCATTGGTGTTGAAAACAGTTTTGATGTTCCGGTTAATTTGGAACAGGATGGTGTACTATCATTAGAAAATGAAAACGGAAATATGATTCCTATGCAGCAGTATTTTAATGATAAAGTGACAATTACCACCACTGATTTACCAGAAATTGCAGGTGTTTACAGCATAAAAAATAAAACAACCACGATTACCAATGTCAGTTTTAATTATAACAGACAGGAAAGTGATTTAAACTACCAAGATTTAAGTCTATTAAAGAACATTAATATCAGTAATTCTGTTAGTGATATTTTTGAAACTATAAAAAGTGATACGAAAATCAATGCCTTATGGAAATGGTTTATTATTTTTGCATTAGCTTTTATAATTATTGAAATGCTCATCTTAAAATATTTTAAATGA
- a CDS encoding dihydroorotase family protein, giving the protein MNVLIKSATIIDSKSDFHNQTVDILIEKGTISQIASTIKNTNNYKEIKLDNLHISQGWFDSSVSFGEPGYEERETIANGLKTAAFSGFTAVALNANSNPVIDSFADISLVKAKAQNHAVSLYPIGSLTKGALGENMAELFDMSQAGAVAFYDYQKPIENPNLMKIALQYASNFDGLIMSFPQESRISRSGVMNEHVSSTRLGLNGNPALAEELQIARDLFLLEYTGGKLHVPTISTAKSVELIRDAKKKKLDVTCSVAIHNLYFTDDALETFNTNFKVLPPIRTQSDVNALIEGIKDGTIDMVTSDHNPIDIEHKKIEFDHAKYGTIGLESAFGALQTLFTNKKTIALLTNGKERFGIEPSSISIGEKANISLFNPDETYTFKKTNITSTSKNTIFENAELKGQVYGVISNNKIILK; this is encoded by the coding sequence ATGAACGTACTCATAAAATCTGCCACAATAATTGATTCTAAAAGCGATTTTCATAATCAAACGGTCGATATTTTAATTGAAAAAGGAACTATTTCTCAAATAGCTTCAACTATTAAAAACACAAATAACTACAAAGAAATTAAGTTAGATAACCTCCATATTTCCCAAGGATGGTTTGATAGTAGCGTGAGCTTTGGAGAACCGGGTTATGAAGAGCGTGAAACCATTGCTAATGGCCTTAAAACAGCTGCGTTTTCTGGATTTACAGCAGTGGCATTAAATGCTAATAGCAATCCTGTAATTGATAGTTTTGCTGATATTTCATTGGTTAAAGCCAAAGCGCAAAACCATGCCGTATCCCTCTACCCTATTGGTTCTTTAACCAAGGGAGCTTTAGGAGAAAACATGGCTGAATTGTTTGACATGAGTCAAGCTGGAGCTGTTGCTTTCTATGATTACCAGAAACCGATTGAGAATCCCAATCTGATGAAAATTGCGCTACAATATGCCAGTAATTTTGATGGTTTAATTATGTCCTTTCCACAGGAATCTCGTATTTCTCGTTCCGGTGTTATGAATGAACATGTTTCAAGCACACGTTTAGGATTAAATGGAAATCCGGCTTTAGCTGAAGAATTACAAATAGCAAGAGACTTATTTTTGTTAGAATATACAGGAGGCAAATTACATGTTCCAACCATTTCAACGGCCAAATCGGTTGAATTAATTCGCGACGCTAAAAAGAAGAAATTAGATGTCACTTGTAGTGTTGCCATTCATAACTTATACTTTACAGATGATGCACTTGAAACATTCAACACGAACTTTAAGGTATTACCTCCAATTAGAACACAATCAGATGTTAACGCATTAATAGAAGGTATAAAAGATGGTACTATTGATATGGTAACTTCCGACCATAATCCGATAGATATCGAGCATAAAAAAATAGAATTTGATCATGCAAAATATGGCACAATTGGATTAGAATCTGCTTTTGGCGCACTACAAACACTATTCACTAACAAGAAAACAATTGCACTTTTAACCAATGGAAAAGAACGATTTGGAATAGAGCCAAGTTCCATTTCAATTGGAGAAAAAGCAAATATAAGCTTGTTTAATCCTGATGAAACCTACACATTTAAGAAAACAAATATCACGTCTACTTCTAAAAACACCATTTTTGAAAATGCCGAATTAAAAGGACAGGTTTATGGCGTAATTTCTAATAATAAAATAATTTTAAAATAA
- a CDS encoding DUF4870 domain-containing protein, whose protein sequence is MTDQTIQEGRTMAIVAYFTFVGLIIAIVLNIDKKNPFTSFHIRQMLGLVIMLLVSNITEEYLSSWLGTIFWAITFVSWLFGLVYAIKSEMKPIPVIGEKFQEWFRNIN, encoded by the coding sequence ATGACAGATCAAACCATACAAGAAGGCAGAACCATGGCTATTGTAGCTTATTTTACGTTCGTTGGTTTAATAATAGCCATCGTTCTTAATATTGATAAAAAGAACCCATTCACATCATTTCATATTAGGCAAATGTTGGGACTGGTAATTATGTTATTGGTTTCTAATATTACCGAAGAATATTTAAGTTCTTGGTTAGGAACCATTTTTTGGGCCATAACTTTTGTTAGTTGGCTGTTTGGGTTGGTTTACGCCATTAAGTCTGAAATGAAACCGATTCCTGTTATTGGTGAAAAATTTCAGGAATGGTTTAGAAATATTAATTAA
- a CDS encoding alpha/beta hydrolase produces MNLHYITRPSSLKENAPLLILCHGYGSDENDLFSFASELPEELFIISLRAPQAMQPYGNAWYSINFDAEKGKWSDDDQAKESRDKISEFIDYACNTYPVNKDSVNLLGFSQGTILSYAVALTYPEKVKNIIALSGYINPNIIPENPLGKDYSNLDFYCSHGSADQVIPVDWARQAPKFLNSLNIKNQYAEFPVGHGVAPQNFYDFKKWLIERI; encoded by the coding sequence TTGAATTTACACTATATCACAAGACCCTCATCATTAAAAGAAAATGCACCTTTATTAATTCTATGTCATGGTTATGGCAGTGATGAAAACGATTTGTTTTCCTTTGCATCTGAACTTCCTGAAGAACTGTTTATTATTTCACTTCGTGCACCGCAAGCCATGCAGCCTTATGGGAATGCTTGGTATTCTATAAATTTTGATGCCGAAAAAGGAAAATGGAGCGACGATGATCAAGCCAAGGAATCGCGTGATAAAATCTCCGAATTTATCGATTATGCTTGTAACACCTATCCTGTTAATAAAGACAGCGTGAATTTATTAGGTTTTAGTCAAGGAACCATTTTAAGTTATGCCGTGGCATTAACTTACCCTGAAAAGGTGAAAAATATAATTGCATTAAGTGGTTATATTAACCCAAATATTATTCCAGAAAACCCATTAGGCAAAGATTATTCTAACCTAGATTTTTACTGCTCTCATGGTAGTGCTGACCAAGTAATTCCAGTAGATTGGGCGAGACAAGCACCTAAATTTTTAAATAGTCTGAACATTAAAAATCAGTATGCCGAATTCCCGGTTGGTCATGGTGTAGCACCTCAAAATTTTTACGACTTTAAAAAGTGGTTAATTGAAAGGATATAA